One part of the Musa acuminata AAA Group cultivar baxijiao chromosome BXJ1-5, Cavendish_Baxijiao_AAA, whole genome shotgun sequence genome encodes these proteins:
- the LOC103985392 gene encoding vacuolar protein sorting-associated protein 26B, with amino-acid sequence MNYIVGAFKPPCTISVIFADGKTRKQASIKKDNGRTTMVPIFESKENIVGEVIIEPTQGKKVEHNGIKIELLGQIELYFDKGNFYDFTSLVRELDIPGDLYERKTYPFEFSTVEMPYESYSGINVRLRYILKVTISRNYIGNIVEYQEFCVRNFAPLPTINNSIKMEVGIEDCLHIEFEYSKSKYHQKDVIIGKIYFLLVRIKLKNMELEIRRRESTGSGPNTYVETETLAKYELMDGAPVRGESIPVRLFLSPYELTPTYRNINNKFSVKYYLNLVLMDEEDRRYFKQQEITIYRLLETC; translated from the exons ATG AATTACATCGTTGGAGCTTTCAAGCCACCCTGTACCATCTCTGTCATATTTGCTGATGGAAAAACACGCAAGCAG GCTTCCATAAAGAAGGATAATGGCCGGACTACAATGGTCCCAATTTTTGAGAGTAAAGAAAACATTGTTGGAGAG GTGATTATAGAACCTACACAGGGGAAAAAAGTTGAACACAACGGTATCAAAATTGAGCTTCTTGGACAGATAG AGCTTTATTTTGACAAGGGCAACTTTTATGACTTCACCTCGCTAG TACGTGAATTAGATATCCCTGGTGACTTATATGAAAGAAAGACATATCCATTTGAGTTTTCTACTGTTGAAATGCCATATGAGTCATACAGTGGAATTAATGTGAGACTCAG GTACATCTTGAAAGTAACAATTAGTCGTAATTACATCGGCAACATTGTGGAATATCAGGAATTCTGT GTGCGCAACTTTGCTCCTCTTCCAACAATCAACAACAGTATTAAG ATGGAAGTTGGAATTGAAGATTGCTTGCACATTGAGTTCGAGTATAGTAAAAGCAA ATACCATCAGAAGGATGTTATAATTGGCAAGATATACTTTCTTTTGGTAAGaatcaaattaaaaaatatgGAACTTGAGATAAGACGTCGAGAATCTACTGGTTCAGGACCTAATACTTATGTTGAGACTGAGACACTGGCAAAATATGAATTGATGGATGGTGCTCCTGTAAGAG GGGAATCAATTCCGGTCAGATTATTCTTGAGCCCTTATGAGTTGACACCTACATATCGCAACATCAACAACAAATTCAGTGTGAAGTATTACCTGAACCTAGTTCTCATGGATGAAGAGGATCGGCGCTACTTCAAGCAGCAAGAAATCACAATATATCGCCTCCTGGAAACTTGTTAG